From the genome of Rhizobacter sp. AJA081-3:
GGCCGCCATTTCAGCGTGAGCGTCGCCAGCCCGCGCTTCAACGGTTTGTCACGGGTGGCACGGCATCGCCTCGTTTATGATGCCCTGCGCAGCCTCATCCCCCAGGGCATCCACGCCCTGGCCATCGACGCCCGGGACTCGGGCGACAACTGACCCTCTCCCCGCCATGAAGACCCTCCCCCTGTCGTTCCGCCTTTCCTCGCTCGTGCTGGCCACCGTGCTCGCCACGCCGCTGGCCGCCCAGGCCCAGAACATCGCCATCGTGAACGGCAAGGCCGTGCCCAAGGCACGCGTCGAGGCGCTGATGAGCCAGGCCCTGCGCCAGGGCAACCAGCAGCGCACGCCCGAGCTCGAGCAGCAAGTGCGCGACGAGGTCGTCCTGCGCGAGATGTTCATGCAGGAAGCCGAGAAGCGCGGCCTGGCCGCTTCGGCCGACTACAAGGCGCAGATGGAGTTCGCGCGCCAGACCATCCTGATCCGCGAGCTGTTCGCCGACTACCAGAAGAAGAACCCGGTCACCGATGCCGAAGTCCAGGCCGAGTACGACAAGTTCAAGAGCCAGTCCGGCGGAACCGAGTACCGCGCCCGCCACATCCTGGTCGAGAAGGAAGACGAGGCCAAGGCGCTGATCGCGCAGATCAAGGGCGGCGCCAAGTTCGAGGACCTGGCAAAGAAGAGCTCGAAGGACCCGGGCTCCGGCGAGAACGGCGGCGACCTCGATTTCGCCGCGCCCGGCGCCTACGTGCCCGAGTTCTCGCAGGCGATGGTGAAGCTCAAGAAGGGCGAACTCACCGAGACGCCGGTGAAGTCGCAGTTCGGCTGGCACATCATCAAGCTCGAGGACACGCGCGAAGCCAAGTTCCCGCCGCTCGAGGAAGTCAAGGGCCAGATCCAGCAGCGCATCGGCCAGCAGAAGCTCGCCGAATTCCGCGACGGCATCCGCTCCAAGGCGAAGACGGACTACAAGTTCTCCAACGCGAACTGATCGCTCCCCGGGGCATTGCGCCCCGGAATGCGTCCCCCGCCCTACATCGCCAGCGCGCCGAGGTCGACCCGCCCGGCCTCGATGCGCAGCTGGCGGTCGCAGCGCGCGGCGATGCCGCGGTCGTGGGTCACCAGCACCAGAGTCGTGCCGGTCTCGCGGTTCAGTTCGAACATCAGCTCCATGACCTTCTCGCCGGTGGCGAAGTCCAGGCTGCCGGTGGGTTCGTCGGCCAGCAGCACCGCCGGCTGCACGACGAAGGCCCGCGCCAGCGCCACGCGCTGCTGCTCGCCGCCGGACAGCACCTTCGGATAGTGCCGCAGGCGCTCGCCCAGGCCGACCCGGCCGAGCATCTCGGTGGCCAGCACCCGCGCATCGCGGCGGCCCTGCAACTCCAGCGGCAGCATCACGTTCTCCAGTGCCGTCAAGTTGGCCAGCAGCTGGAAGCTCTGGAACACGAAGCCCACCTTCTGCGCCCGCAACGCGGCGCGGGCATCCTCGTCGATCGCGAAGATGTCGACGCCGGCAAGCTTGACGGTGCCCGTGGTTGGCGTGTCCAGCCCGGCGATGATCGACAGCAGCGTGCTCTTGCCCGAGCCCGACGCGCCGACGATGGCGGCCGACTGACGCGCCGCCAGGGAGAAGTCGATCTCGTGGAGAATCGTCAAGGTACCGGTGGAGTCGTGCACCTGCTTGGTGACGCGCTCGACTGCAATGATGGGTTCGGACATGAATGAGAGTCGGGTTCGACACGCGGCCACACGCCGCGACTGGCTGGCGCACTGTAGCCTGCTCGCGCTGGGCCTGTGGGCCGCGGGGGCGAATGCCGCGACGCCAACCGCCACGGCCTCGCCGAAGGCGGCGACCATCCTCGTGGTCGGCGACAGCCTGTCGGCCGAGTACGGCCTGCCGCGCGGCGCCGGCTGGGTCGCGCTGCTCGAGCAGCGCCTGGCCAAGGAAGGCTTCGCCGCCAGCGTCGTCAATGCCAGCATCAGCGGCGACACCAGTTCGGGCGGGCGTTCGCGCCTGCCGGCGCTGCTCAAGCAGCACCGGCCCA
Proteins encoded in this window:
- a CDS encoding BolA family transcriptional regulator; its protein translation is MSVSAQDIEAALRAELAPTAVEVRDDSHLHAGHAGAREGRHFSVSVASPRFNGLSRVARHRLVYDALRSLIPQGIHALAIDARDSGDN
- a CDS encoding peptidylprolyl isomerase; the protein is MKTLPLSFRLSSLVLATVLATPLAAQAQNIAIVNGKAVPKARVEALMSQALRQGNQQRTPELEQQVRDEVVLREMFMQEAEKRGLAASADYKAQMEFARQTILIRELFADYQKKNPVTDAEVQAEYDKFKSQSGGTEYRARHILVEKEDEAKALIAQIKGGAKFEDLAKKSSKDPGSGENGGDLDFAAPGAYVPEFSQAMVKLKKGELTETPVKSQFGWHIIKLEDTREAKFPPLEEVKGQIQQRIGQQKLAEFRDGIRSKAKTDYKFSNAN
- a CDS encoding ABC transporter ATP-binding protein yields the protein MSEPIIAVERVTKQVHDSTGTLTILHEIDFSLAARQSAAIVGASGSGKSTLLSIIAGLDTPTTGTVKLAGVDIFAIDEDARAALRAQKVGFVFQSFQLLANLTALENVMLPLELQGRRDARVLATEMLGRVGLGERLRHYPKVLSGGEQQRVALARAFVVQPAVLLADEPTGSLDFATGEKVMELMFELNRETGTTLVLVTHDRGIAARCDRQLRIEAGRVDLGALAM